The Bombus huntii isolate Logan2020A chromosome 1, iyBomHunt1.1, whole genome shotgun sequence genome contains a region encoding:
- the LOC126866680 gene encoding serine-threonine kinase receptor-associated protein → MANLRQTPLTCSGHTRPVVHLAFSDITESGYYLISACKDGKPMLRQGDTGDWIGTFEGHKGAVWGVALNPRATRAASGAADFNAKVWDAIKGEEIHSFQHKHIVKSVNFSIDSNYLCTGSNEKLVRIYDLNKPDAAPQVFSGHKSGIRHVTFFNNDTALITCGDDKTLRVWDRKSGQEVRRLDFPAIPNSMEVSRDGNIITTTHSNIVTFWNSRELTKLREYTAPTQMNSASLHPDCSIFVCGGEDLKMYKFDYATGTEIESFKGHFGPVHCVRFSPDGELYASGSEDGTLRLWQTTVGKTYGLWRCIEQTPAIQENTAVLNNKQEVPAS, encoded by the exons ATGGCGAATTTGAGACAGACTCCGCTGACATGTAGTGGACATACTAGACCCGTGGTGCATCTTGCATTCTCCGATATCACTGAATCTGGATATTATCTGATTTCGGCGTGTAaag ATGGCAAACCTATGTTACGACAAGGGGATACTGGAGATTGGATTGGAACATTTGAAGGACATAAAGGAGCGGTATGGGGTGTTGCATTAAACCCTCGGGCTACAAGAGCTGCTTCAGGAGCTGCGGATTTTAATGCTAAAGTCTGGGATGCAATTAAAGGAGAAGAAATTCATTcatttcaacacaaacataTTGTGAAATCTGTCAACTTCAGCATTGATTCTAATTATTTGTGCACAGGTTCTAATGAGAAACTCGTGCGAATTTATGATCTTAACAAACCAGATGCAGCACCACAG GTGTTCTCAGGTCATAAAAGTGGTATCAGGCATGTTACGTTTTTCAATAATGATACTGCATTAATTACCTGTGGCGATGACAAAACATTGAGAGTTTGGGACAGAAAGAGTGGTCAAGAAGTAAGAAGGTTAGATTTTCCAGCAATTCCAAATTCTATGGAAGTGTCAAGAGATGGGAACATTATTACCACAACTCACTCCAACATAGTCACCTTTTGGAATAGCAGAGA ATTAACCAAGTTACGTGAGTACACTGCGCCGACACAAATGAATAGTGCTAGTTTGCATCCAGATTGCAGTATTTTTGTATGTGGAGGAGAAGACTTAAAAATGTACAAGTTTGATTACGCTACGGGTACAGAAATTG AATCATTCAAAGGCCACTTTGGTCCTGTACATTGTGTACGTTTCTCGCCAGATGGTGAATTATATGCTAGTGGTTCAGAAGATGGTACCTTGAGATTATGGCAAACAACTGTTGGCAAAACATATGGTCTTTGGCGATGTATAGAACAAACGCCTGCAATACAAGAGAATACTGCTGTGCTGAATAATAAACAAGAAGTTCCTGCCAGTTAA
- the LOC126866389 gene encoding uncharacterized protein LOC126866389 — protein sequence MGRFDSFRCSLGLLSTIIFVALAVTATVHHFDISDYVYGVDHDLQARARAGIEAERFTYQTNARYQNRPESNDAPCRIIPDRPCPPSKYRTPSGACNNIRHPVWGARGAPFLKLLPPVYADGVASPRQSVGNHVLPTPTKAVSMLINHLRLTSEAHEGLTSLSGVWSELILQDIASTVHPSNKQTICCSGTARHPECYEIRDEQGKCIEYWRSVPSLTVHKCNFETREQMNGASAYLDGSHIYGPTDEQLHRLRTYNEGKVDVSHCEICNNTEDKALGMIYAALLNEHNRIADELAKANEHWDDTKLFLEARRVVVAQIQHVTLNEYMPSILGEGARTDPELMPVASGFYNGYSSSNVGGTYDAVALAALRALTSLRKHAMDDSTCLEDHVIASANRVSLDLSQSAFESRVDVNARFVHVGRDHGIPGYVKFVEDCSGRNVTLQNFMDLEHFMHPTHVKLLESMYSQVEDIDLLLGGILEIPRRGATVGPTFECLLKRQFIKTRNSDRFWYENDIPPSGLTAAQLAEIRKVSLAGILCGNTKIERIQPKAFIQQDPYLNARINCDQHSVLDIAPWREEPLPEPTKEVVTGSRSVIPEFIPELSPSLIAAAVKKAEADLIRRKQLEYNSWLQQRIADPKSPAGTAASFSKANRDALLLANSSIMYELATNEILNSIHGLRRRKRQIFDTTDNILGFPTNDFSDLLQNVDISGFLSQKKPTNHDEIECPVDDSPCDPTSPYRTLSGHCNNLRNPNLGKSLTTFARLLPPVYEDGVSKPRSTSVTGVPLPNPRVISTVIHPDISNLHNRYTLMVMQYAQFLDHDLTMTPIHKGFAESIPSCRSCDSPRTVHPECNPFPVPPGDHYYPTVNVTSGARMCFPFMRSLPGQQHLGPREQINQNTGFLDASVIYGENTCICNVLRGFNGRMNITQSPHRGNKDLLPQSPTHPECKAKSGYCFIGGDGRASEQPGLTVMHTMWIREHNRIVEGLRQVNPHWDGEKLFQHSRRIISAMLQHITYNEFLPRILGWNAVTLYGLKLLPQGYYKEYSPTCNPSVLTEFASAAYRIGHSLLRPHLPRMDRNYQNVEPSILLRDGFFDPDMLYQNGMMDEMTRGLVATPMETLDQFITGEVTNHLFEIRGIPYSGIDLVALNIQRARDHGIPSYNNYRALCNLKRATTFEDLSREMAPEVIARMKRIYTSVDDIDLFPGGMSERPLQGGLVGPTFACIIAIQFRQSRKCDRFWYETDDPNIRFTEHQLAAIRKTTLSKVLCENMDEHNEMQRAAFDLPSNFLNPRVPCGSMPHMDLSAWRETRHGCQIGGRNVALGESGFPTPCTSCVCTAEGTQCASLRITDCNQLLREASREAILHDDVCTAQCGFVLAATEATSRLQQFTTPTSFPGFVPHRNSLRSAPTPVSFNGFKLPDLSQFIG from the exons GTGTCGCTAGTCCGCGGCAGTCAGTCGGAAACCACGTGCTCCCAACTCCTACGAAAGCAGTATCAATGCTGATTAACCATCTGCGCCTCACCTCAGAAGCTCACGAGGGTTTAACGAGTCTGTCTGGTGTATGGTCAGAACTAATACTCCAAGACATCGCATCTACAGTACACCCATCTAACAAGCAAACTATCTGTTGCTCTGGAACGGCGAGACACCCGGAATGTTACGAAATCCGCGACGAACAAGGCAAATGCATAGAATATTGGCGCTCTGTACCAAGTCTGACCGTGCACAAATGTAACTTCGAAACCAGAGAACAGATGAATGGAGCATCGGCGTACTTAGATGGTTCCCACATTTATGGACCAACAGACGAACAATTACATCGGCTCAGAACGTACAATGAAGGGAAAGTGGACGTTTCTCACTgcgaaatatgtaataatacaGAAGATAAGGCTTTAGGGATGATATACGCTGCTCTTTTGAACGAACATAATCGAATAGCAGATGAATTGGCCAAGGCCAATGAGCATTGGGACGATACGAAATTATTCCTGGAAGCTCGTCGAGTGGTCGTCGCACAGATTCAACATGTCACTTTGAACGAATACATGCCGAGCATTCTCGGAGAAGGCGCTCGAACGGATCCAGAATTGATGCCTGTTGCGAGCGGATTCTACAATGGGTACTCGTCTTCGAACGTGGGAGGCACGTACGATGCGGTCGCGCTGGCGGCTCTCCGTGCTCTGACATCGCTGCGTAAACACGCTATGGACGATTCCACGTGCTTGGAAGACCACGTGATCGCGTCAGCCAATCGCGTGAGTCTGGATTTGAGTCAGTCCGCTTTCGAATCGCGCGTTGATGTAAACGCACGCTTCGTACACGTGGGTCGCGATCATGGCATTCCTGGATATGTCAAGTTTGTCGAGGATTGTTCTGGACGCAATGTCACG cTCCAAAATTTCATGGATTTGGAACATTTTATGCACCCCACGCACGTGAAGCTATTGGAATCCATGTATTCACAGGTAGAAGACATCGACCTTCTTCTTGGTGGAATTTTAGAAATTCCCAGAAGGGGTGCAACAGTCGGCCCAACGTTCGAATGCCTTTTAAAGAGACAATTCATCAAAACTAGGAACTCTGATCGATTCTGGTATGAGAACGACATCCCGCCTTCCGGATTGACTGCAGCTCAATTGGCCGAAAttagaaaagtttctttagctGGTATTCTCTGCGGCAACACGAAAATCGAGAGGATTCAGCCAAAAGCATTTATCCAGCAAGATCCATATTTAAATGCTAGAATTAATTGCGATCAACACAGTGTACTTGATATAGCTCCATGGAGAGAAGAACCTCTTCCAGAGCCTACCAAAGAAGTGGTAACTGGCAGCAGATCTGTGATTCCAGAATTTATTCCAGAACTCAGTCCTAGTTTGATAGCTGCAGCTGTGAAGAAAGCTGAGGCAGATCTAATCCGAAGAAAACAACTGGAGTACAATTCCTGGTTACAACAGAGAATAGCAGATCCTAAATCTCCAGCTGGGACGGCTGCCAGTTTCTCGAAAGCCAACAGAGATGCTCTTTTATTGGCCAACTCTTCGATTATGTACGAGTTAGCTACTAATGAAATTCTGAATAGTATTCATGGCTTGAGACGTAGGAAACGACAGATCTTCGATACTACAGACAACATCCTTGGTTTCCCTACTAATGACTTCTCTGATTTACTACAAAACGTTGATATCTCTGGATTCTTATCTCAAAAGAAGCCTACTAATCACGACGAGATCGAATGTCCTGTAGATGACAGTCCTTGCGATCCAACTAGTCCATATAGAACATTATCAGGTCACTGCAATAATTTACGTAATCCTAATCTTGGGAAATCGTTGACAACATTCGCGAGATTACTTCCTCCAGTCTACGAGGATGGAGTGTCAAAGCCTAGAAGCACATCTGTTACTGGAGTACCTTTACCAAATCCCAGAGTTATCTCTACAGTGATCCACCCTGATATATCCAATCTTCATAATCGATATACATTAATGGTCATGCAGTATGCCCAATTTTTGGACCACGATCTCACGATGACGCCGATTCACAAGGGTTTCGCTGAGTCTATACCAAGCTGTCGTTCGTGTGATTCTCCTCGTACGGTTCATCCTGAATGCAATCCCTTCCCAGTGCCTCCTGGTGATCATTATTATCCCACCGTGAACGTAACTTCCGGTGCGCGAATGTGTTTCCCGTTTATGAGATCTCTACCAGGTCAGCAGCACCTGGGACCTCGAGAACAGATCAATCAAAACACCGGTTTCTTAGATGCATCCGTGATCTACGGTGAAAATACTTGCATTTGTAATGTTCTGAGAGGTTTTAACGGCCGCATGAACATCACTCAGAGCCCACATAGAGGAAATAAGGACCTTTTGCCACAATCTCCCACGCATCCAGAGTGCAAAGCTAAATCGGGCTACTGTTTCATTGGTGGTGATGGTAGGGCATCTGAACAACCTGGATTGACTGTTATGCATACGATGTGGATACGAGAGCATAACAGAATCGTGGAAGGACTAAGACAGGTGAATCCTCATTGGGATGGTGAAAAACTCTTCCAGCATTCTCGTCGTATAATCAGCGCCATGTTgcaacatattacgtataacgAGTTTCTTCCGCGAATCCTCGGTTGGAATGCAGTCACTCTATATGGATTAAAGCTCCTACCTCAAGGCTATTACAAAGAATATTCACCTACATGCAATCCTAGCGTGCTTACTGAATTCGCTTCTGCTGCTTATAGAATTGGTCACTCGCTCTTGAGGCCTCATTTACCTAGGATGGATCGTAATTATCAAAATGTAGAACCTTCTATTTTATTGAGAGATGGGTTCTTTGATCCGGACATGCTGTATCAAAACGGTATGATGGATGAAATGACACGCGGATTGGTGGCCACTCCTATGGAAACCTTGGATCAATTTATAACCGGAGAAGTAACCAatcatttatttgaaattcgtGGGATTCCGTATTCTGGAATCGATCTTGTTGCGCTGAATATTCAGCGTGCCAGGGATCATGGTATACCGTCGTACAATAACTATAGAGCTCTATGTAATCTGAAGAGAGCTACCACTTTCGAAGATTTGTCTAGGGAAATGGCACCAGAGGTTATAGCTCGGATGAAACGAATCTACACATCAGTAGATGACATCGATTTGTTCCCTGGCGGAATGAGCGAAAGACCTCTTCAAGGTGGACTCGTAGGACCCACGTTCGCTTGCATAATCGCGATACAGTTTAGGCAGTCGAGAAAGTGCGATCGATTTTGGTACGAAACCGACGACCCCAACATCCGATTCACTGAGCATCAACTCGCAGCAATTCGGAAAACTACGTTGTCTAAAGTTTTGTGTGAAAACATGGACGAGCATAACGAGATGCAACGAGCGGCATTTGATTTGCCAAGCAATTTCCTAAATCCACGAGTTCCTTGCGGTTCTATGCCACATATGGACCTGTCAGCTTGGAGAGAAACGAGGCACGGTTGTCAAATCGGAGGAAGAAACGTAGCTCTTGGAGAGTCTGGCTTCCCTACACCCTGTACTAGTTGCGTTTGCACAGCTGAAGGT ACTCAATGCGCTTCTTTAAGGATTACCGACTGTAATCAGCTCCTACGTGAAGCTTCTCGAGAGGCGATTTTACACGACGACGTATGTACGGCACAGTGCGGCTTCGTCCTAGCAGCGACGGAAGCTACCTCGAGACTTCAGCAATTCACTACACCAACCAGCTTTCCCGGTTTCGTGCCACACAGAAACAGCCTAAGAAGCGCACCAACGCCGGTTTCGTTCAACGGTTTCAAGTTACCCGATCTCTCGCAATTCATCGGTTGA